One Thermoanaerobacter pseudethanolicus ATCC 33223 DNA window includes the following coding sequences:
- a CDS encoding DUF4406 domain-containing protein, producing MSKFVYICHPYSANPSANKVKFYKIFRFIKNNFKEVVPFSPVHAFGEFYDDRKEEDRREVLKLCTDVLKRCDEVWVFGNWQSSEGCRLEVKTAENEGIKVRFFNDEEVGL from the coding sequence TTGAGTAAGTTTGTGTATATTTGTCATCCTTACAGCGCTAATCCTTCAGCAAATAAGGTTAAGTTTTACAAAATTTTTAGGTTCATAAAGAACAACTTTAAAGAAGTAGTGCCATTTTCTCCTGTTCATGCATTTGGCGAATTTTATGATGACAGAAAGGAGGAGGATAGAAGGGAAGTTTTAAAGCTGTGTACTGATGTTCTAAAGCGGTGCGACGAGGTGTGGGTGTTTGGTAACTGGCAGAGCAGTGAAGGCTGCAGATTGGAAGTAAAAACAGCAGAGAATGAAGGAATTAAAGTG